A window of the Oscillospiraceae bacterium genome harbors these coding sequences:
- a CDS encoding YfhO family protein produces MQKERKQSAVLLAPLAVFALLCVCFAVAGLFPFGSQTVSWCDMNHQTVPLLMDFKDILSGKTSMLLNLQNAGGMSFWGVFFFFLSSPFTFLVIFVPKAEMYLFMNVLVLLKIPLCSVTAAILFRRVFPKLNVPQISCFSAMYSCSGFALMYYQNIVWLDIACLFPLVVLGVWKLCREEKPAVYLFSLSAVIVVSYYLSAMILFWLVMIFSLFFSFLASRRRRSRLALKMALATLAALLLTAVVWLPSLLQCTVSGRSIDLVSSLSSGSILTGFSTTLPILFCTSAAVAAVPLFFLTHRKNSAKRTLLVSYLLLLLPLFVDPIDRMWHLGSYQAFPVRFGYIITMTGLLLAAGYLHEGQQMQLEYPPEKSRPLPTLALAVLTAALAVWAAYLLLNPSLHEKLSHYVNNLWGSDESLYWGLAFALPAAGIFVLLFLLFHRRQISVKPLCILLCALTAVEICFNINVYITPAANDGHTYSNALNLENRIEDHSLYRVKTDSLYFDTNLMGALGYPTLDHYTSLTDGTYMDTLQKMGYSSHWMESHSSGGTVLTDALLAQKYSIVRAGETNGRIAVYQNAQYSIVKQPYTLPFGFVTQKLGSTLQEGDRFGVQNTLYQTFFGRTDSILTRYEPKSMDFAQIQKSTDGSVRVSGSSYSSIVYHILVTKKTALYFDCYTKASRDLQNANDNAFSLTVNNQSIRQTYPTSDDNGLVSLGTFENQIVDIRVDVLHSVNCRSFGVAGIDIEKLQNALQSQPAVQLSAKGNCLSGTVSSGGGWLVLPMRGGSGFTATVNGKAAQVSQAAGMFLAVKLQKGENQIAVRYRPPGLVAGAVCSLLGILAVFFLLYQKKWQKHLGVLETPVYILFEIFAAALGILLYLYPVAVYVMWNLEKLM; encoded by the coding sequence TTGCAGAAAGAGAGAAAACAATCGGCGGTTTTGCTGGCGCCGCTGGCGGTCTTTGCGCTGCTGTGCGTCTGCTTTGCCGTGGCCGGGCTGTTTCCATTTGGCAGCCAAACGGTTTCGTGGTGTGATATGAACCACCAAACGGTGCCGCTGCTGATGGACTTCAAAGACATTCTTTCTGGAAAAACAAGCATGCTCTTAAACTTGCAGAATGCAGGCGGCATGAGCTTTTGGGGCGTTTTCTTTTTCTTTCTGTCCAGTCCCTTTACATTCCTTGTCATATTTGTGCCAAAGGCGGAAATGTATCTGTTTATGAATGTGCTGGTGCTGCTGAAAATTCCGCTCTGCTCGGTTACGGCGGCCATCCTTTTCAGGCGGGTCTTTCCCAAGCTGAATGTGCCCCAAATTTCCTGCTTTTCGGCCATGTATTCATGTTCTGGATTTGCTTTGATGTATTACCAGAATATTGTCTGGCTCGACATTGCCTGCCTATTTCCGCTTGTGGTGCTGGGCGTATGGAAGCTGTGCAGAGAAGAAAAACCGGCTGTCTATTTGTTTTCGCTGAGTGCAGTGATTGTGGTCAGCTACTACCTGAGCGCCATGATCCTTTTTTGGCTGGTCATGATTTTCTCACTCTTTTTTTCTTTCCTGGCAAGCCGCCGGCGTCGCAGCAGGCTGGCTCTAAAAATGGCCTTGGCAACTTTGGCAGCGCTTTTGCTCACCGCTGTGGTCTGGCTGCCGTCGCTTTTGCAGTGCACGGTCTCAGGGCGCAGCATCGACCTGGTTTCCAGTCTGAGCAGCGGCAGCATTCTAACTGGCTTTTCTACTACGCTGCCGATCCTTTTCTGTACGTCTGCCGCTGTTGCGGCAGTTCCACTTTTCTTTTTAACACACCGGAAAAACAGTGCGAAACGGACACTGCTTGTTTCTTATTTGCTGCTGCTTCTGCCGCTCTTTGTGGACCCGATCGACCGCATGTGGCATCTTGGCAGCTACCAGGCGTTTCCGGTCCGCTTCGGCTATATTATCACCATGACCGGGCTTCTGCTGGCGGCCGGTTATCTTCATGAGGGGCAGCAGATGCAGCTAGAGTATCCCCCCGAAAAAAGCCGCCCGCTGCCCACACTGGCGCTGGCTGTGCTCACGGCAGCGCTGGCTGTCTGGGCTGCATATCTGCTGCTGAATCCGTCTCTGCATGAGAAACTTTCTCATTATGTCAACAACCTTTGGGGCAGTGACGAGTCTCTGTACTGGGGGCTTGCTTTTGCGCTGCCGGCGGCCGGCATTTTTGTACTGCTGTTCTTGCTTTTTCACCGCCGCCAAATTTCCGTAAAACCGCTGTGTATTCTGCTGTGCGCGCTGACCGCTGTGGAAATCTGCTTTAATATCAATGTCTATATCACACCGGCTGCCAATGACGGTCATACATACAGCAATGCGTTGAATTTGGAAAATAGAATCGAAGATCATTCCCTGTATCGGGTAAAGACCGACAGCCTTTATTTCGATACCAACCTGATGGGTGCCCTCGGCTACCCGACACTGGATCACTACACTTCGCTGACAGATGGCACCTACATGGATACCCTGCAGAAAATGGGCTATTCTTCTCACTGGATGGAGAGCCACTCCAGCGGCGGCACCGTGTTGACCGATGCGCTGTTGGCACAGAAATACAGCATTGTCAGAGCGGGAGAAACAAATGGCCGCATAGCAGTTTACCAGAATGCGCAGTATTCGATTGTAAAGCAGCCGTACACACTGCCGTTTGGGTTTGTCACGCAAAAACTAGGCAGCACTCTGCAGGAGGGAGACCGCTTTGGCGTGCAGAATACTCTGTACCAAACTTTTTTTGGCAGGACCGATTCCATTCTAACCCGCTACGAGCCGAAAAGTATGGATTTTGCGCAAATACAGAAATCCACAGACGGCAGCGTGCGCGTTTCCGGATCTTCATACAGCAGCATTGTGTATCACATTTTGGTGACGAAAAAAACGGCCCTTTATTTTGATTGCTATACCAAGGCTTCACGTGATTTACAGAATGCAAACGACAATGCTTTCAGCCTTACCGTAAATAACCAGTCGATACGCCAGACCTACCCGACCTCTGATGACAACGGCCTTGTCAGCCTCGGCACCTTTGAAAATCAGATTGTCGACATTCGGGTGGATGTGCTGCATTCGGTAAACTGCCGTTCTTTTGGCGTAGCAGGTATTGATATTGAAAAACTTCAGAATGCTCTGCAAAGCCAGCCTGCGGTGCAGCTTTCCGCAAAAGGCAACTGCCTTTCCGGTACAGTTTCTTCGGGAGGCGGGTGGCTGGTGCTGCCAATGCGCGGCGGCAGCGGCTTTACTGCTACAGTCAATGGAAAAGCGGCGCAGGTTTCACAGGCCGCTGGCATGTTTCTTGCCGTCAAACTGCAAAAAGGCGAGAATCAAATTGCTGTGCGCTATCGGCCGCCCGGCCTTGTAGCGGGTGCTGTCTGCAGCCTTTTGGGTATCCTTGCTGTATTCTTCCTGCTGTATCAGAAAAAATGGCAGAAACACCTGGGTGTATTGGAAACCCCTGTCTATATTCTATTCGAAATCTTTGCGGCAGCTCTCGGCATTCTGCTGTATCTTTACCCAGTTGCTGTTTATGTCATGTGGAACTTGGAAAAACTGATGTAG
- the recN gene encoding DNA repair protein RecN, giving the protein MLEELYIENIAVIEKATIDFGPGFNVLTGETGAGKSMIIDAIHAVLGQRTSKELVRAGAKDAFVSASFSGLSPQVLQMLDTLGFSPEEDGTLLLQRQIKEDGHTVCRVGARPAPVAALKKLAALLINIHGQHESYGLLSPENHLLYLDQTGVPRTLLQAYRKAYQHWKALQKEFSSLDMDEAEKARRVDLLSYQAQELEEAKIRPGEVQELQNRRLRIRSSGKITEALQKADASLGGTEETPGACDAVQEAAQQLSAAAEIVPELSDLAGRVESLGYDLQDCMEEIRGQSEESSFDPQELEDIEARLDVYYHLSLKYGKTETEMLQFLQNCQTELSTIQHSGERLEQLQKETAAAEKEVRTLGSKLSADRRRAAAAFSRQVRAELTYLDMPGVVFEVEQNPCEPGPRGCDEVQFLISANPGEPARPLAKIASGGELSRILLAIQSVLSGKDSVGTLIFDEVDTGVSGSAAQKIGQKLRQTARGRQVLCVTHLAQIAALGDRQYQIEKHTENGRTYTQVALLNHEGRCQELARMIGGTQITPLTLQNAEEMLRLAAEKA; this is encoded by the coding sequence ATGCTGGAAGAGTTATATATTGAAAATATTGCCGTTATTGAAAAGGCAACGATTGATTTCGGTCCGGGCTTCAATGTTCTGACCGGCGAGACCGGTGCCGGTAAATCAATGATTATTGACGCTATTCATGCGGTGCTCGGGCAGCGCACTTCTAAAGAATTGGTACGCGCGGGTGCAAAAGATGCGTTTGTCAGCGCCAGTTTTTCCGGTCTTTCGCCGCAGGTACTGCAGATGCTCGATACTTTGGGCTTTTCCCCGGAGGAAGATGGTACTCTACTTTTGCAGCGCCAAATTAAAGAAGACGGCCACACAGTCTGTCGTGTCGGTGCCCGCCCGGCGCCGGTTGCCGCGCTGAAAAAACTGGCTGCGCTGCTCATCAATATCCACGGCCAGCACGAGAGCTATGGCCTGCTTTCGCCGGAAAACCATTTGCTGTATCTCGACCAGACCGGCGTGCCGCGCACCCTTTTGCAAGCATACCGCAAAGCTTATCAGCACTGGAAAGCCCTGCAAAAAGAGTTTTCTTCCCTGGATATGGATGAAGCGGAAAAAGCGCGGCGGGTGGATTTGCTTTCTTATCAGGCACAGGAATTGGAAGAGGCAAAGATCCGCCCCGGCGAAGTACAGGAGCTGCAGAACAGGCGGCTGCGCATTCGCAGCAGCGGAAAGATTACAGAAGCCCTGCAGAAAGCAGATGCCTCCCTCGGCGGTACAGAAGAAACGCCTGGCGCCTGCGATGCAGTGCAGGAGGCGGCACAGCAGCTTTCCGCTGCTGCGGAAATTGTGCCAGAGTTGTCAGACCTTGCCGGCAGGGTGGAAAGCCTCGGCTATGATTTGCAGGACTGCATGGAGGAAATCCGCGGCCAGAGCGAAGAGTCGTCTTTTGATCCGCAGGAACTGGAAGATATCGAAGCTCGGCTGGACGTGTATTATCATCTATCCTTAAAGTATGGAAAAACCGAAACGGAAATGCTGCAGTTTTTGCAGAACTGCCAGACAGAGCTTTCGACAATTCAGCACAGCGGCGAGCGGCTGGAGCAGCTGCAGAAAGAGACAGCTGCCGCTGAAAAGGAAGTGCGCACACTGGGCAGCAAGCTTTCGGCTGACCGGCGCAGAGCAGCCGCTGCTTTTTCGCGCCAGGTGCGCGCGGAACTTACTTATCTGGATATGCCAGGGGTCGTTTTTGAGGTCGAGCAGAACCCCTGTGAGCCGGGGCCGCGCGGCTGTGATGAGGTGCAGTTCCTGATTTCCGCCAATCCCGGGGAACCTGCCCGCCCGCTTGCAAAGATTGCGTCGGGCGGTGAACTTTCGCGTATTTTGTTGGCAATACAGTCTGTCCTTTCCGGAAAAGACAGCGTGGGCACGCTCATTTTTGACGAAGTGGACACCGGCGTTTCCGGCAGTGCCGCACAGAAAATCGGGCAGAAACTGCGCCAGACCGCGCGCGGCCGGCAGGTGCTGTGTGTGACCCATTTGGCACAAATCGCTGCGCTGGGGGACCGGCAGTACCAGATTGAAAAACATACAGAAAATGGGCGCACTTATACGCAGGTTGCGCTGCTTAACCACGAGGGCCGTTGCCAGGAACTGGCCCGAATGATCGGCGGTACGCAGATTACCCCACTGACTTTGCAGAATGCGGAGGAAATGCTGCGTCTTGCGGCGGAGAAAGCTTGA
- the tyrS gene encoding tyrosine--tRNA ligase, translated as MGVYEELKARGLIAQVTDEEAVRDLLDNQKCAFYIGFDPTADSLHVGHFVTIMTMARLQRAGHTPIALFGGGTGMIGDPSGKTDMRKMLTRAEIDHNVECFRKQMAPLIDFSEGKAIMANNADWLLDLNYVEFMREIGVHFSVNRMLAAECYKQRLERGLTFFEMNYMLMQGYDFLQLNRRYNCVLEVGGDDQWSNIIGGVNLIRCKEQRPAYGLTLGLLTNSEGKKMGKTEKGAVWLDAKKTTPFEFYQYWRNIGDGDVERCLKFLTFLPLEEIHDLTDCDGSALNKAKEVLAYEVTKAIHGKEEAEKAREGARALFGGGAHTDNMPTSTITAADMPAGSIGVLDLLAKVKLVSSKSEGRRLVQQGGLTINDVKVKDPAAVLTSADFPNGAAVIRKGKKVYHKVLLS; from the coding sequence ATGGGTGTGTACGAAGAACTGAAGGCGCGCGGGCTAATCGCGCAGGTCACGGACGAAGAAGCGGTGCGTGACCTTTTAGACAACCAGAAATGTGCATTTTATATCGGCTTTGACCCCACCGCGGACAGCCTGCATGTCGGCCACTTTGTCACGATTATGACCATGGCCCGCTTGCAAAGGGCCGGCCATACGCCGATTGCGCTGTTTGGCGGCGGCACCGGCATGATCGGCGACCCTTCGGGTAAGACCGATATGCGTAAAATGCTGACCCGTGCAGAAATCGACCACAATGTCGAGTGCTTTCGCAAACAGATGGCGCCGCTGATTGATTTTTCAGAGGGCAAAGCCATTATGGCAAACAATGCCGACTGGCTGCTGGATTTAAATTATGTAGAATTTATGCGGGAAATCGGCGTACATTTTTCTGTAAACCGTATGCTTGCGGCCGAGTGCTACAAACAGCGGCTTGAGCGTGGCCTGACTTTCTTTGAGATGAATTACATGCTGATGCAGGGCTATGACTTCCTGCAGCTCAACCGCCGCTACAACTGTGTACTGGAAGTTGGCGGCGATGACCAGTGGAGCAACATTATCGGCGGCGTCAATCTCATTCGCTGCAAAGAGCAGCGCCCGGCTTATGGTTTGACTTTGGGCCTTCTGACCAATAGTGAGGGCAAAAAAATGGGCAAAACTGAAAAAGGCGCCGTTTGGTTGGACGCTAAAAAGACTACTCCATTTGAGTTTTATCAGTACTGGCGCAACATTGGCGACGGCGACGTTGAGCGCTGCTTAAAGTTTCTGACATTCCTGCCGCTGGAAGAAATCCATGACCTGACGGACTGTGACGGAAGCGCTCTCAATAAAGCAAAAGAAGTGCTTGCCTACGAGGTAACCAAGGCGATTCACGGTAAAGAAGAGGCGGAGAAAGCCCGCGAGGGCGCGCGTGCGTTGTTTGGCGGCGGTGCCCATACCGACAACATGCCTACTTCCACGATTACTGCCGCTGACATGCCGGCGGGTTCCATTGGTGTGCTCGACCTTTTAGCCAAGGTAAAGCTGGTTTCCAGCAAGAGCGAGGGCCGGCGGTTGGTGCAGCAGGGCGGTCTGACAATTAACGATGTCAAGGTAAAAGACCCAGCTGCAGTGCTGACTTCTGCAGATTTTCCAAATGGCGCAGCCGTTATCCGCAAAGGCAAAAAAGTGTACCATAAGGTTTTACTTTCATAA
- a CDS encoding MurR/RpiR family transcriptional regulator: MNDSLTTRIQEKMGSFSKGQRLIAKYIMEHYDKVAFMTASRLGTTVGVSESTVVRFATEIGYDGYPELQRAMQEMIRSKLTILQRMEVTRERVGKSDILDSVLSQDSDVIRRTMEYTSHEAFYKAADTILAARKVYILGARSCQALASFLAYYLGLLLEDVILVQATSEAEIFQQMIHINSQDVVIVLSFPRYSRKATKAMQFAHICGAKGIAITDTAASPLAKYADYALLARSDIAAIVDSLVAPLSLIDALVVTLSLKKEKTMDPTFERLEAIWDEYHVYETVENSEKDDSKNAKS, translated from the coding sequence ATGAATGACAGTTTAACAACACGAATCCAAGAAAAAATGGGTAGCTTCTCAAAAGGGCAGCGCCTAATCGCTAAATATATAATGGAGCACTATGACAAAGTTGCTTTTATGACAGCTTCCCGTTTGGGTACGACCGTGGGGGTCAGTGAATCTACAGTTGTACGCTTTGCTACTGAGATCGGTTATGACGGCTACCCTGAGCTGCAGCGCGCCATGCAGGAAATGATCCGCAGCAAGCTGACAATTCTGCAGCGTATGGAGGTTACCCGCGAGCGCGTTGGCAAAAGCGATATCCTCGACTCAGTCCTGAGCCAGGACAGCGATGTCATTCGACGCACCATGGAGTACACTTCACATGAAGCTTTTTACAAAGCGGCGGATACAATCCTCGCCGCGCGCAAAGTCTATATTTTGGGTGCGCGCAGCTGCCAGGCATTGGCTTCTTTTTTGGCGTACTATCTGGGGCTGTTGCTGGAAGATGTCATTTTGGTACAGGCAACCAGTGAAGCGGAAATCTTTCAGCAGATGATTCATATCAACAGTCAGGACGTTGTCATTGTTTTAAGCTTTCCGCGCTATTCCCGCAAGGCGACCAAAGCCATGCAGTTTGCCCATATCTGCGGTGCAAAAGGCATCGCCATTACCGACACAGCGGCTTCGCCGCTTGCAAAATATGCCGACTATGCACTTTTGGCCCGCAGTGATATTGCGGCAATTGTCGATTCGCTTGTAGCGCCGCTCAGCCTGATCGATGCGTTGGTTGTTACGCTTTCGCTGAAGAAAGAAAAGACAATGGACCCGACTTTTGAGCGCCTTGAGGCTATTTGGGACGAGTACCATGTCTATGAAACAGTAGAAAATTCCGAAAAGGATGACAGTAAAAATGCAAAATCCTGA
- a CDS encoding TlyA family RNA methyltransferase, with product MSDKVRLDCLMVQQGFSESREKAKAVIMSGDVFINNQRYDKPGMMVPAAAKLDVRGGLRYVSRGGLKLEKAMASFPIVLKDKVTMDIGASTGGFTDCMLQNGAKKVYAIDVGYGQLAWKLRTDPHVVNLERTNVRYLTHEQVPEEADFFSVDVAFISLKLVLPVARGFLKDGGQAVCLIKPQFEAGRGKVGKKGVVRDPTVHREVIEEITTFVLQNGFSILGLTYSPVRGPEGNIEYLLYLQKSNAPQSISLDISALVEESHKVLNGGGKK from the coding sequence TTGAGCGATAAAGTTAGATTGGATTGTTTAATGGTCCAGCAGGGCTTTTCAGAAAGCCGCGAAAAAGCGAAAGCGGTCATTATGTCCGGCGATGTATTCATTAACAACCAGCGGTACGATAAGCCCGGTATGATGGTGCCGGCTGCGGCGAAGCTGGATGTGCGCGGAGGTCTGCGCTATGTCAGCCGCGGCGGTCTGAAACTGGAAAAAGCAATGGCTTCTTTTCCAATCGTCCTAAAAGACAAGGTAACTATGGATATAGGCGCCTCTACCGGCGGCTTTACGGACTGTATGCTGCAAAACGGCGCCAAAAAAGTGTATGCCATTGATGTGGGATATGGTCAGCTTGCGTGGAAGCTGCGCACGGACCCGCATGTAGTAAATTTGGAGCGCACCAATGTGCGCTACCTAACGCACGAGCAGGTGCCTGAGGAAGCGGACTTTTTCAGTGTTGATGTCGCTTTTATTTCGCTGAAGCTTGTGCTGCCGGTTGCCCGTGGTTTTTTAAAGGATGGCGGGCAGGCTGTCTGCTTAATTAAACCGCAGTTTGAGGCTGGCCGCGGCAAGGTGGGCAAAAAAGGTGTGGTGCGTGACCCTACAGTGCATCGGGAGGTTATTGAAGAGATCACAACATTCGTTTTGCAAAACGGGTTTTCTATTTTGGGGCTTACCTATTCGCCTGTGCGCGGTCCTGAGGGAAATATTGAGTACCTACTCTATCTGCAAAAATCGAATGCGCCGCAGTCGATTTCGCTCGATATTTCCGCTTTGGTGGAGGAATCCCATAAAGTACTGAACGGTGGTGGAAAGAAATGA
- a CDS encoding DUF1624 domain-containing protein: MKTLALAAAAAAERPRFVLLDLIRGATVLSMILYHTIWDLVHLFGVQWQWFYGGGAAFWQQSICWTFIFLSGFCWPFGHKPLRRGLTVFAAGLLITLATLLFMPKDRIVFGILTFIGSAMLLMIPLEKLFRRVPAAAGAVGSMLLFLVFLPLNHGYVGFGGWNFSLPQVLYHGGLATYLGFLDKNFFSTDYFSLFPWLFLFAAGYFCCRIWRTSGKMPGGPKIPTLSFLGRHSLGIYVLHQPLVFFILALLFGRMPL, encoded by the coding sequence ATGAAAACACTTGCTTTGGCAGCCGCGGCGGCTGCCGAACGGCCGCGTTTTGTGCTGTTGGACCTTATTCGCGGTGCAACGGTTTTGAGTATGATTTTGTATCACACCATATGGGATCTCGTCCATCTGTTTGGTGTGCAGTGGCAGTGGTTCTACGGCGGCGGCGCAGCTTTTTGGCAGCAGAGCATTTGCTGGACCTTCATTTTCCTTTCTGGGTTTTGCTGGCCTTTTGGGCACAAGCCGCTTCGGCGGGGATTAACAGTCTTTGCGGCCGGCCTGCTTATCACGCTGGCAACGCTGCTGTTTATGCCGAAAGACCGCATTGTATTTGGCATTTTAACCTTTATCGGCTCTGCAATGCTGCTGATGATTCCACTCGAAAAACTGTTTCGGCGGGTTCCTGCCGCCGCAGGTGCGGTGGGCAGTATGCTGCTTTTTTTGGTGTTTCTTCCGCTGAACCACGGCTATGTCGGCTTTGGGGGCTGGAATTTTTCTCTGCCGCAGGTGCTGTATCACGGCGGCTTGGCTACTTACCTGGGATTTTTGGATAAAAACTTTTTTTCTACCGATTATTTTTCGCTGTTCCCGTGGCTGTTTTTATTTGCAGCCGGGTATTTTTGCTGCCGGATTTGGCGCACTTCTGGAAAAATGCCCGGCGGGCCGAAAATTCCTACCCTCAGCTTTTTGGGAAGGCATTCTCTCGGCATTTATGTGCTTCATCAGCCGCTCGTCTTTTTCATTCTTGCGCTGCTTTTCGGCAGAATGCCTTTGTAA
- a CDS encoding NAD(P)/FAD-dependent oxidoreductase produces the protein MQNPDVIVVGAGAAGLMAAGTAAHRGLQVWLVEKNTQPGKKLAITGKGRCNLTNNCTVQEFLENVPTNPRFLYGALSRFAPADTMAFFEGLGVPLKTERGRRVFPQSDKAADIVKALSGWALGSGVSMVRGSVSRVLTRAGRAAGVQLSDGRRIEAKQVVLCCGGSSYPATGSNGSGCWLAAQAGHSVTPLRPSLVPLNCAGEECRKMMGLSLRNVSCTFYDCTAKKEVYQDFGEMLFTHFGVSGPIILSASTRLRNMAVGRYRLDIDLKPALSPEKLDARLLRDISQHPARAFSNALVSLLPHKLIPVAVKRSEISPLTRCCDITREERLALGALLKKFSFTITGFRPIEEAIVTSGGVAVREVDPKTMQSKKVPGLFIAGEMLDVDAYTGGYNLQIAFATGRAAGDNVQAI, from the coding sequence ATGCAAAATCCTGATGTCATTGTTGTCGGGGCAGGCGCGGCCGGTTTAATGGCCGCCGGCACGGCAGCACACCGCGGCCTGCAGGTTTGGCTGGTCGAAAAGAATACCCAGCCGGGCAAAAAGCTTGCGATTACCGGCAAGGGCCGCTGCAATCTGACCAATAACTGCACGGTACAGGAATTCTTAGAAAATGTGCCGACTAACCCCCGCTTTCTCTATGGCGCGCTCAGCCGTTTTGCGCCGGCAGACACGATGGCCTTTTTCGAGGGACTTGGGGTTCCGCTCAAAACCGAGCGCGGCCGGCGCGTTTTTCCGCAGTCTGACAAAGCTGCAGATATAGTAAAGGCACTGTCCGGCTGGGCTTTGGGCAGCGGTGTATCGATGGTGCGCGGCAGTGTCAGCCGCGTGCTGACCCGTGCCGGCCGTGCGGCCGGCGTACAGCTTTCAGACGGCCGCCGCATAGAGGCAAAACAGGTTGTCCTTTGCTGCGGCGGTTCCTCTTACCCGGCAACCGGCTCCAATGGATCCGGCTGCTGGCTTGCGGCGCAGGCGGGGCATAGCGTTACGCCGCTGCGGCCATCCCTGGTTCCGCTGAACTGCGCAGGGGAGGAGTGCCGCAAAATGATGGGCCTTTCCCTGCGGAACGTTTCCTGTACCTTTTACGACTGCACTGCAAAAAAAGAAGTGTACCAGGACTTCGGCGAAATGCTCTTTACCCATTTCGGCGTTTCCGGGCCGATTATTCTAAGCGCCAGCACCCGCCTGCGGAACATGGCGGTGGGCCGCTATCGGCTGGATATCGACTTAAAGCCGGCGCTCTCACCGGAAAAACTGGATGCCCGCCTGCTGCGCGATATTTCACAGCATCCGGCTCGTGCCTTTTCCAATGCGCTCGTATCGCTGCTGCCACATAAGCTGATTCCAGTTGCGGTTAAGCGTAGCGAGATTTCCCCGCTGACCCGCTGCTGCGACATTACACGTGAAGAGCGCCTTGCCCTTGGCGCCCTGCTCAAAAAGTTTTCGTTTACGATTACGGGCTTTCGCCCGATTGAGGAAGCCATTGTCACCAGCGGCGGCGTTGCCGTACGGGAAGTGGACCCCAAAACCATGCAGTCTAAAAAAGTACCCGGACTTTTTATTGCCGGTGAAATGCTGGATGTAGATGCCTATACGGGCGGCTACAACTTGCAGATTGCTTTTGCGACCGGCCGCGCGGCCGGTGACAATGTGCAGGCGATATAG
- a CDS encoding NAD(+)/NADH kinase has protein sequence MIIALLPNLEKTNAPRCTREIISRLHSLGAKVYMRASDRQQAYDADRWIADFKALLFYCNAAIAVGGDGTIIHEARHTAIAGKPILGINTGRIGFVAGLEPNELSLLKNLVSGNYTIENRLMLRAQFETEGCNRCIEALNDVVIARGTRSKIIDFEVGFNNSEMAHYRADGLIFATPTGSTAYSLSAGGPVLDPAVSGFLLTPVCSLSLASRPVVFGQDACLTVKAFSDENDKNYLTVDGDDAIALNAGQTITVSRSPYTAQLIKLKKNHFYEVVNKKLIERRT, from the coding sequence ATGATTATAGCTCTGCTGCCGAACCTTGAAAAAACGAATGCGCCGCGCTGTACCCGCGAAATCATCAGCCGCCTGCATTCCCTTGGCGCAAAGGTCTACATGCGTGCTTCTGACCGGCAGCAGGCCTATGACGCCGACCGCTGGATTGCCGATTTTAAGGCGCTGCTGTTTTACTGCAATGCAGCCATTGCTGTCGGCGGCGACGGTACCATTATCCATGAGGCACGTCATACGGCGATAGCAGGCAAGCCGATTCTCGGCATCAACACAGGAAGGATTGGCTTTGTCGCTGGGCTTGAACCAAATGAGTTAAGCCTGCTCAAAAATTTGGTCAGCGGCAATTACACCATTGAAAACCGCTTGATGCTGCGTGCGCAGTTTGAGACCGAGGGCTGCAACCGCTGCATTGAAGCACTGAACGACGTGGTGATTGCCCGCGGCACGCGCTCAAAAATCATCGATTTCGAGGTTGGCTTTAACAACAGTGAAATGGCGCATTACCGGGCAGATGGCCTGATTTTTGCTACCCCTACCGGCAGTACGGCCTATTCGCTTTCGGCCGGCGGCCCGGTGCTGGACCCAGCCGTCAGCGGCTTTTTGCTGACGCCGGTTTGTTCGCTGTCGCTTGCCAGCCGCCCTGTTGTCTTTGGGCAGGACGCCTGCCTGACCGTAAAGGCTTTTTCCGATGAAAATGACAAAAACTACCTTACTGTAGACGGCGACGACGCCATTGCCCTAAACGCCGGGCAGACCATTACGGTCAGCCGTTCGCCGTATACAGCACAGTTGATTAAATTAAAGAAAAATCATTTTTATGAAGTCGTAAATAAAAAACTGATAGAGAGGAGGACCTAA
- a CDS encoding arginine repressor gives MKARRHAKILELISQYDIDTQEELLRRLRDAGFEVTQATVSRDIKELRLIKTLSSEGQYKYSTGKEENKDISSKFYSLLRDSTESITCAGNLVVIKTVSGMAQAICAAMDTMHWEAVVGTLAGDDTIFVAVRSEHSAQQFAAELTRMMG, from the coding sequence ATGAAAGCACGCCGACATGCAAAAATTTTGGAACTCATCAGCCAGTACGATATTGATACACAGGAGGAACTTTTGCGCCGCCTGCGTGACGCCGGCTTTGAAGTGACCCAGGCAACTGTTTCCCGCGATATCAAAGAACTGCGGCTGATTAAAACGCTTTCATCCGAGGGCCAGTATAAATACTCCACAGGAAAAGAGGAAAATAAAGATATTTCCTCTAAGTTTTATTCGCTGCTGCGTGACTCAACAGAGTCTATTACCTGTGCGGGAAATCTGGTCGTTATCAAGACCGTTTCCGGTATGGCGCAGGCAATTTGTGCGGCAATGGATACCATGCATTGGGAAGCCGTGGTTGGTACGCTCGCCGGGGATGACACGATTTTTGTCGCTGTGCGCAGCGAACATTCTGCTCAGCAGTTTGCAGCGGAGCTCACCAGAATGATGGGGTGA